Below is a window of Oxyura jamaicensis isolate SHBP4307 breed ruddy duck chromosome 21, BPBGC_Ojam_1.0, whole genome shotgun sequence DNA.
GCACACCACGGGGTAATGCAGAGGAGGTCCTGCTTAGATCAGGTAGTAgaaatgccaaagaaaataGCTAACTTGAGTAGCAAAACAAGTTGAATGATTTATGTAAGGCCAACACACTTGGCAGGTTGCCTGGGGAGAAGCTGCACGGTTATATAACAGTACAGTGCTAACTCAAATTCTCTGCAGAACTAGAGGGCTAGAGTCATTCTGGGACTTGAGTTTCTGTGTTGTAAACAGTGCTTCTTTGGGATGGGAACATGCCAAGCACTTTGTATATTCAGAGGTGAATCTAGAGCAATCCGTGactgaaaatgtaaagcagTGCCAATTGCCTttgatttccatctctttttccctttatacttttttttttgccttgcagCATTGGACTTGAGAGAGCTCTGACTCAAGGAAGTGGTAACTCAAAGGCACGAGGCTCTCAATTTATCTCCTCTTCCCATCTTTCTGTGAGATCCTCCTTTTAGGGAGTTAAAAAAGGGGTTAAAATTGAGTCAACcgtttaatatatttattaaactcATTAAATTTGGTGACTATGATCCTGAGTTCATTTTACTTCAGGAATTGCTCAGCTGCATGTATCACCAAGCTGTTCACCTAGTTACCCCAGAGGATTAAGAAGTGAGAGCAAAATAATCATGCTCCCTGTCATTCCTTTGGTGGCAGTATCCACAAAGTATAGGTAATACTATTGATTGTGATCTTTGTGATAAAACACAAGTGCatgaagaaagaggaggaagttAGGTCTCTTACTCTTCCATCCCTTTCTCAATCCTGGTCATGCGTGCATGACCAAGTTGGATGTGaattgaattttctgttttaggaAACCCATATGGCTAAAGAAGCAGCCCTTCAGAGCCGTACATATAAAATCTGTCTGTGAGTTAAAGGTGTTGAGTATGAAGGCCCCTTAACTGCTGTAAATAGAACCAAAGTAGGTACTCAGGAGGGCAAGTTAAGCCTGCTGCTGAATAGAAAGCACTCCAGAAGGACAGGCTGTTTTTGTCTAATCCGTTTAAGATTCTGATGAGTCACCCCAGCTGGAAGCTGCAGTCGTGACTGTTAAGTGACAAAGAACAAGTAGTTGGTGGATCTGTCTCCTTGGAGACACTCAGCCCTAGAGTTTACACAGAAAGTTCAACtccactgcagaaaaagcatttcagaagctCCTATATCTTGTTCTGTCTAATGAGCTTGTTTTTGGACCCTGTGGGGAACGTTCCCAACAGTGCTAATGACCTAGAAAGCAAACTCTGAAAAATGGGCATTTCAAACAGGTGCACGTGAACTACCCCTGGGACCTGTTGTTATCTGGATTTTATTGCACGGTTTTCACATGATGAGCCTTTAGTTCAAGTGGGGAGCTGCCGTCTACCAGATTGCGCACTGACATCCCGATGGTTACTGGACCGTACCTGGCTGTCACTGGTGAACACTTGGCTGTTTCCTAGTGTTTGGCTGTCAGAGTGTTCCTTGTGAATATGTCTCCTGTTAATAGTGCaaagatttgtgtttttttttttttaatgaggcaCCTGAGCAAGGTATTCTACAGAATTTGACAACTGCTGGGGAAGCTGCCCAGTTTGAACATGCCTTCTCAGATGTGTGGGGAAATGGGTGAAAATGGCTTTGGACTGGAGCAATTGCAGAATTGCTCAGGAAAACATCATTTGgttgttttcctgctttagACCTGGCCATGAAATCCAGTGGCAGTGATGCACAGCAGTACCTCTGTGCTTGGTGTTTCCTTTGGAAGGATGCTGTGAACTCTTCAGAATGCCCTTGAAACCAGAACAGTTACCCTGAACTGCCTGGGGAGACATAGCTTGTGATATggtgctgcattcagctttcACTCAGCGGAAAAAAATCACGACTAACTAATTGTGAAAGGGAAGagggcttctttttctttttttttttttttccccatgtctcTGTCCTGGCAACAAACTCCTGAACTGCTTAAATTGCTTAGATACAGAAAATGCCAAAAGTATTCTGTGTTCATCAGAGTCAACTAGCATTGGATTCTCCAGGAAACTATTTGATTCAGTTCCTGACAGCTTTCAAAGAATGGAAATTATAGCTTTCTGTCATACAACACACATTGGCCTGTAGCACACTGAAGTTTTACCACACAGTGGCTTTTATCCAGTAGTCTATAATTCTGCTAATTTTCAAGTCTGTTGTGTAGCTTGAGAGCTAACAGGTTCACAACACTTACTCTTTTAGCACAGTTCTTTTGACCACCTGCCAGAACAAGAAATGTAACTTTTAACCCAAATACTACCCATTTTTTCccgtttgtttttattttaaggtcaATTCTGGAAAAAGAAGGACCAAGGTCGCTCTTCCGAGGTCTGGGTCCAAACTTGGTTGGAGTTGCACCATCAAGGTAAATAGTTCAACTATTGCTAAAAGAAACGTTTAAGGCACTGACCCGAATGTTGCAGTCCGTTTGTGATTGAGAAGAATAGGTCAGAAAATTATCCCATCCATAAGTTGAGATTTTTGAAGAGTATCAGACGTGCATAtgacaacaaatattttttaaaatttgctttataCTTGTATGATGCTGTCTTTCAATTACATGTATCAATCACTAAATGTATTCAGAACTTGCTTCTCATCAATATTTATGTCCTCTTCTAAAAAGTGATGAAGTGGTATGAAAGTCAGTACCtgtctttctaaaaatgaaacCTGGATCTGACAGGTTTCTCATATTTTACTGGCTTCTGtaaacttgtgtgtgtgtatcttaGCTGTTTCTTTTGATCTGTGCTTTCTGTTATCAGTGGAACTTAGTTTATGATGCTATCCTCACAAACAAAAAGTGGGGGCAGGGGATATTTTAGCCTAGTACtaaaagagaatttgaattaagGTGTAGTTTAAATAAGTCACTTAAGTGGCTTTTGCAATGACTTTATGCTTTAGAAAATGGGAATGTACTGTAGAAATATCTGCAGggttaatgttttaatttttctaataaGGCCTACCACTTCCCTGTGAATATATATGTGTTTCCCAGACACTGAGTAGGAGCTAGATGCAAGGGGAAGCAGGAATACCTGTCTGGTCCTTGACTGCCTAAATTCTTCtcaaatgaaaaactgcagctGAGGGTCAGAGGGAATGGGCTTGCAAAGCTGCCACATAACCCCAAAGGTCCCCCCACTCTTTTCtaaacagtaacaacaaaactACTTATAATGGCTGTATTCGGAAGCCTTGCAGGCACCTAATGTTTGCTTTCCACACATACTGATGACAACCCCTTGGCAGGGCTGAAGATTTTGTGCCTAGCTAATATTCAGACATTGGCTGTTGTAGATCTTGCTGTGAGATTTTACTTCTTGCATGCATTATGTAGGGATTTCGGGTGggtaaaactgtttttcatttcagcccAGGGTTAAGTGTTTAAAGCATGAAGTGCTGCTAAGGCAGCTGTAGCTCTCACCGAGTTAAGGGAAGGCGTAGGCTCAGAGTGGGGATGTGACTTTCCCAAGGTTACAAAGGGTATAAATACCAGTGCTGATGTTAGGATCCAGTCCAACTTGCTTTATCTGCAAGACCATGTTGCCTTCCATCTCAGACTTGGTatgaaagtgaaatatttctactttgTGGGTGTCAAGTCAGATAGTGGCATTCTGttgtaaggagaaaaaatgtcttcataCTTGCAGATGGAAGCAGTCGTATGGAGACCCCTTTGGAGAAAGTCTTTTTCTGGAGGGAGTAAAATAGAGAAGTGTCTGACTTGATGTCATGAGTATCacattgattttcttctcttttttcccgCAGAGCTGTCTATTTTGCATGTTACTCCAAAGCCAAAGAGCAATTTAATGGCATTTTTGTACCCAACAGCAATATTGTGCACATCTGTTCTGCAGGTTCTGCAGGTAAGTGTTTGTAATTCATCTTCCTGCAGCAGTACCCCAGTGTCCAGCTCCTCAGCAGTAGCAGGAATGTCTGCATTGGCATCAGCATGGCTCTGAGATGCACCTTAATTCTTTAAACTATTTATTGCAAGCTGTTATTGCTTCAAGATGTGTTCTGTCCCTCTCAGTAACTAGAAAGTGAGTAGAAAGAATCATAAGGCAGGGACTGGACTTTCAGTCTGTGCAGGACCTGGGCAAATAGACGGGTCTGGACTGAGGGCTGTGAATAATTGTGATTGATATGTGAATGAATTCAGAGGCAGTATGCGGCTCATTCTGAAACATACATGCAGTTTGTGCTTGTATATACAGAAAACATTAGAACCTATTACTAGGTGTAGAAGGATATACTTTCTAGGAAATACACCCAGCACTGATCTCCATAAAAGGGCGAGATCAGGAGACGTGACCAAGTTCACGAAACAGAGGTATGTAAAAGGCACTCCTAATGAGCCAAAGTTCAgagactattttaaaataaaattggtgaGGCTGGAAACATCCCGTTCTCTGGGAAACAAATAGACGAGTACTTGGCAAGCTTGCTATGGAAACTGTTAAGGAATACACTCTCTGAAGAGCTTAAATTGGTGTTTCACAACGTTACTGAAAAGGTAAATATGCTCTTCTCTAGCATCTGGTTCTAACAATCCAGGTATTGGTGCAATCTAAAGAGTTTATAGCAAAGGTATTGCATGTGTCTGTTACGTAATGTAGTTGTAGGAAGCCTTAGCACCTTTTCAAAAAGTCATCCTTACATATGTGAGGAGGCAGAGAAAAGGCATTTAAGACTTCACAGAAGAGCCTAATAAATAGGTAGATGGATCTATATGTATGGTTTGTATGTATCAGTCAACTGGCAGTCGTCTGCTTTGTAACCTGTGCAAGCCTGTGGCTCTTACATCCAGCAAGGCTCAGAAATTGCTGCCTGAACTAATAAGGCACTTGAAATGCATGTTGGTGGAGCTGGAAATCCTTTTGCTTTGGCCTTCACAGATTTTTGTGCCAATATACCAAGAGATAATACAGTGATGCTCGACAGGCACAACCCTTTCCGTAGGTTTCATGGTACCCTTGTGAATGAGCCAGAGCggtgttatttatttctcttgtcTGTGAACTTCTATGCTTTGTCCACATTCACTGTTGAGGGAGGTTTTAAGAAATCGCTGAAGCGGATGAAACTGATGTAGACACATGCTTGGctgtctttttaattaaagattttttcaatAAGAGCTTCTTGAAACCATGCACCATGTATTGCAGCTACAGAACAGTGAATAGTGGCATGATCTGATCCTTGTCTCTGAAGGATGGTGACCCTTTCAGTGTTACTGGAAATACTCTACAGTCAGCTTTTGGAGGAAGCCAAAGGCAGACTTCATGGAGTTTGATCCCAGGAGTTTGCTTGCTCCTAACTTAACATATTTGCAGAGAAACTGTGTTACTGTTcaacactttaaaatgtttctagaCTTTTCTCTAGTAAGTGGggataaatgtttttctaagtGAAATGCTATAGTAATGGCtctaaacagttttaaaaaaaagttaacgGACATCCGCAAACCTTTGATACTGTTTTAGCCAAATTGTTTGGGtttgttgtatttttccccacaggatgggaaaatattttgttgttgtcaaAAAAACATGACAAACAGGAATAGTGGAGCGGAAGAGCCCCACTAGTTCAAGCATCGGTCACCAGAGAGATCATTAAACGTCTTTCCCAAACTAACCCCATAATTATGGGTGGACTTTGTTAATGAGATGGCTCAATGGCACCACCTAGAGCCTTGGGGAAAGCAAAAGACTAATACGCATGTGTATTCCCCACAGGGTTTTCTTGAAACCATGCAACTATATTATCTATTTTTCAAATCCCAGTTGGTAAGCTATCTTGCCTACAACAGTCTTTAGGAATGTGAAGTCCATATTAGAACAGGTATAAAAAGGAAGGAGCCCATATGAAATTCCAGTGCCATTGGTTGATACCTTCTGAAGTTGAATATAGATAGTTCTCTGGCAAGAGCCAGGTTGTAAGCTACACACCTGTGTGTGTTTTGAAACCTCTGGAGCTGTGACATTAGAACTGTGTCACTGCGCAGTGTATATGGTTCCTATTTGCATGAACAGTGGCAGTGCACTGGCCCGGATTCATCtatactttttcttctccctttttcagCCTTTGTCACAAATTCCCTGATGAATCCTATATGGATGGTGAAAACCAGAATGCAACTGGAACGGAAGTAAGTGACAGAGATAGGATACTGTTCGATGGCTAAGGGAGTCTCTGGAAAACTTAAAAACTTAAGATGCTTTTATTGATGGCCTTTTAGACTTTGATAGATCttgatctttcttttccctcactCCCACCTTTCAAGCTGCCATTCGTTTGCCTGGTCAGGCTGAAGGTTAAGGTTTTGAgtgttgtattttaatttgatatTACTCAGTTACTGCTGAGAGGGATATGGAAGTTACCTCCAGTGCTGAGTTAGATTCAGGTTTTGGTTCCACTGTAAATGTTGAGTTAATTTGGACATAGCATTAATTTGCCCTCAGATCCCTGCTTACAAAGCCTTCTGTATCTCAGGGGTTGATGTTGAGGCTAAATATGTCAAGGACTGAAGTGCTTTGACAGAGAAATAATAGAGGCCATGGAAAGGTCAGAGGAGCCTGTGTGGGAAGCCAAACAAGAGGTTGCAGTCTGTGTCCCACTTGGCAGCATCACTTGTGCCAGCCCCAGATCATGCAGATGTGTGTGTTACTGCAACAAACGAAGGTTACTGGTACACAGCTAGGTAGCTGTAACCAGGAAAAGTGATGGTTTTTAAAGTTTAATGAACCAGGATTAGTTTAGTTTAAGTTAGTTTTAGTTAGTTAAAACATTCTAGAGGTGGTAAGGATCTGTTGCAGTTGTTTAATGTTCTCTTGCTTCTTTCAGCATTGTATTACTGTTAAGTGTACCTCCTGAGGGCAGAGAGGGAATTTGAGAGTGATATCTTTTAGCTGAGCAATTCACAGTCACTGGTGGATATTGAAGCAATGAGGGACTCCACTTATGACTCCTCAGAATGGAAATTCTTCCCTGCAAGGATGGGTTAGGTGAGATAAGAAAGATCCTTTAGCACAGCACAacttataaataatttataagcCTTAATTCTAGCGCTTCACAGGGTGGCACCTTTGAACTGCATGCTGcctcttgaaaatgaaagatcGCTTCTCATGTAGGAGACCTCTGTCTTTTGGCCTGCTGAAGATGGCTTTAAATGGAATTACTACCTTAATACAAAGCTGTGTGTCCTCaatgtttgttgtgttttaaaacattggCGTGAACTGCCACAGGACTGGAGGTGTAAAAATTATTACAAGTCTGTATTAGTCAATTAGCAAAGCCAAGAGTGAACTCTTAGCATGATAATCCTGCTCTATGCAGCTTTCCTAGAAGAATTTTTGTGGTAAAACTTAGTAGAGAACCATTTCTATAGTTAGGGGAACTACTGAAAacctgtgggttttttgtttttgtttaatcttATTTCTCATTCTAGGCTCATTATATtctctattttgtttgttttttagagtGAGGGGTTCAAAACCAATGAATGCATTGCAGTGTGCTAGATACGTTTACCAGACAGAAGGTATCCGTGGCTTTTATAGAGGCCTGACTGCCTCTTATGCTGGGATTTCCGAGACCATAATCTGCTTTGCTATTtatgaaagtttaaaaaagcaCTTAAAGGAAGTCCAGCTGCCCCCTTCTTCTACTAATGGGACTGAAAGGAACTCCACAAACTTCTTTGGACTgatgtttgctgctgctgtttccaagGGCTGTGCCTCTTGTATTGCTTATCCACATGGTATGTTAACTTTTCCATTTATGACTGCAGAAGAACAGCTGTTGCCTCTAATCCAAGGCAAATGTTGGGTTTTAGGGTTGTAAAAATTTTGGCTGTTTGAATGGCCAAATGCACGTTACTGCAGTATGTGTATATGCAGtggcattttctgttctggCCCCATTATTCCTAGTTAGCTATGTGGTTTTCTGATCATCTGGTTATTTTAATTCACATATGAGGCAATAAGAACTCAGAAAAAGGATGCATGCATGCAAACCAAGTGTGGGAAACACTTGTGGGGTGAACAGAGGTATTTTTGGATAAATGTGAATGTTGTCATGGTTATATACAAAGAGCAATATTGGCGATGTGGGTGGGCATCAATAAAGCCTTTAGATCTGTAGCAGCTTGAATAAGCACCTAATCCATATATTCCACATGGAGGGGGAAGTCATCTTTAACTTCTTGCCTGAAAGGCAATCTGGAAGTACTGGCTAGGAGGCGATGGATGCAGGAAGGTTTTAATGTCCATGGGCCTTGCATATTCTTTCTTGGTCTTGGTATGTTTCTTAATGGAAAAGTTTCGTTAACTTcagtctctcttcctcttttctcagaGGTCATACGGACACGGCTGCGAGAAGAAGGCACTAAATACAAGACTTTCATTCAAACAGCACGTCTGGTAGCACGTGAGGAAGGCTATCTTGCCTTCTATAGAGGACTCTTTGCCCAGCTCATCCGACAGATACCAAACACAGCCATTGTGTTGTCGACCTATGAGTTAATTGTGTATCTGTTAGAAGACCGTGCAAAGTAGCAGAGCCAAGACTACTGTTACAGACTGTAGACCAATTTCTTCATTGAACAAATAGTCCTTTATGACTGATGCAGGTGGCAGTGCTGGTGGAAGAGCTACGAGTCTGTGATCACCTGctggatattttccttttggattCATGCTTTCTGAAAGGTCTTGAGTCGTTAACGTTAATAGTtaattataactttttttttttaacttaatgaTAATTAAACAGCTACTAAATTAAATTACACTATTTAATTTATGTTTGTCCTTTTCCTTAAGCACAGCCATTGTGGTCAAGGAATGTACCTCGTACCATCAAATGATCTCTTGGACTGATGTTCattaaaactgtattaaaactCAAGAACTGGTTTGAAAGTTGGTCTTCCTACCACTAATGTCATGTCACTTTTTAGCACTAAAACAACCTAATGCCCAAATAACTTGGGGAGGTCTTATGTTTCATTCATGGTGCATCATTTGTTGCTGTGTGAACATTCTAAAGTGTTCAAGTGTCACACCAGCATCTCAGAGAAGTTACTTACACCGGCAGTGTTGCTGGAATAAGATTGTGGCAGGCTCTTCagtaaaatgtaattctttACAGTACTGCGTGCACCTGAGTGCTAGTGTCTGTAAACTGCTCTGTCCTGACTGACTGCTTTTAGACCTTGCTTTTGTGAAGGACAGAGAGCATAAGGACAGTCGGTGTTTGTGGGCAGGCTGACCTGCAGAGATTCCATGAGATGCACTAACTTGGTCCTGTATTCTGACATAAGCCTTTTGCTACTGTGAGGCTTTTTGTGTCAAATTTTCCTTGTACTTCAGTGCTAGGGGTCTGGAGAGTGGAAGAGAAGATAGGTCCCAAACACTATAGACTATGAATGCAGCTCTGCATTCTGCTTTATAACGTGATGTTCAGGAACAAGTCCCTCTTTGTTGGATGTCTTTGTAGAGCAGTGCTTCTGGTGGTTATCTCACAGACATCAGTGGAGTtaacaccaaaaaaatatacaccctgtgtaaatattttctttgattacTTGATTTCTTATTGAAGGAAATAAGGATCTGCTATTAACAGCTGCTGAAACAGTTCTTACATTTCATATAAATACAGTATCTGCCTTCCCCTCCAAAGACACATTATCAAAGGGGTATTCTTCAGCAGTAGTCATGATAGAGTTCATACATTTCAGTTATAAATCAAGTATGCTgcataatttatataattagTCCATTCATAAgcattaaaatgtacttttaatttcagtaatttacCACTTGCACTGCAACAATACTGTTTACGTATATGTAAACATGTATTAcataaaatactgtttccatATAATTCCTGGTAGAGCAGGATAACATATTTTAGAACTTAAATGGGTAgatctgtgttttgctttggctATTCTATGCTCCTCTGTTCACTAGTGTCATTTGCTTTGACAGCTGAGGCAAACACTCCACCATTTGAGCCCAGCTTCAGTCTTCCCTGCTGTTGAACCGAACAACGAGCTTCTCATGATTTGAGCAGGTGTTGAGTTCTTGAGCATAACCCAAGTGTTTGTGGATAACTGACTTCAAGGAGCACATACAGTGGAGGTGGTGTTTGGACTTGGAAAGATCATGCGAAGCATTAAGAAACAGCCTGTTAGTGAGCAGGGCTGGCTTTTAGAAGAGAAAGTTTTCAGGCTATTATTTTGTTGTAGAAATGTAATGGGTTGATAACTGGATTCAGACCTTCATGTTTATTCTCATTAGAACCTATCTGGTGACTGGTACTTGATGTCATATTTGACATCAGTGTGATGGAGGAGCACCGAGCAAAGAGGGGTAGAATGTATGCATACCTCATTATGAGGcaaaacagtgcaaaaataactgatttcTATTGTGTTTCACTGAAAAGAACATACCATGTTACCCTTAagctaaaataagaaacagcTGAGTAACTaaaaactggctttttttttttttttaatggagatgaTGAGCAGCAAAGCTTTAGTCTCTATGGGAGTCATGCGGTGCTGTTTCTATTTTTGAGAACCAGGACACTTGTGCTACtgctttgaaactttttttctgagacttGCTTTCTTAAATTAGCGTTCCTCTGTAGTCACAGTACACTGGCTCACTTACAAAGTGTTAGTCAAATGTGTAGCCTGCTGGTACCTTTTGAGAATGAGGGGAGGGAGCTAAATGACCCTTTTGTAGAGTTCGGGGCTTAGAGAAAG
It encodes the following:
- the SLC25A33 gene encoding solute carrier family 25 member 33, which encodes MAGAPQENTLLHLFAGGCGGTVGAIFTCPLEVIKTRLQSSKLAFRAVYYPQVQLGTISGEGMVRPTSVSPGLFSVLKSILEKEGPRSLFRGLGPNLVGVAPSRAVYFACYSKAKEQFNGIFVPNSNIVHICSAGSAAFVTNSLMNPIWMVKTRMQLERKVRGSKPMNALQCARYVYQTEGIRGFYRGLTASYAGISETIICFAIYESLKKHLKEVQLPPSSTNGTERNSTNFFGLMFAAAVSKGCASCIAYPHEVIRTRLREEGTKYKTFIQTARLVAREEGYLAFYRGLFAQLIRQIPNTAIVLSTYELIVYLLEDRAK